Proteins encoded together in one Variovorax paradoxus EPS window:
- a CDS encoding 5-formyltetrahydrofolate cyclo-ligase, with product MDKSKGADTSATASFLKDQLRKALIEQRLAMPDRLTRADLLQRVMRIWLVGRPDTVIGAYWPIKGEFDPLPALHRWKEDGELMEETQRRRIGLPVIDKVHKTLTFHAWYPGCQMEEDAYGIPKPKDTELIVPTLLFVPCVGYSAGGYRLGYGGGFYDRTLAALEPRPFTVGLGFTHGFLEDFEPEAHDLPLDAILNDNGVVWPMS from the coding sequence ATGGACAAGTCAAAGGGAGCCGACACCTCGGCGACGGCGAGTTTTCTGAAGGATCAGTTGCGCAAGGCATTGATCGAACAACGTCTGGCGATGCCGGACCGGCTGACACGCGCCGACCTGCTGCAGCGCGTCATGCGCATCTGGCTGGTCGGCCGGCCCGACACCGTGATCGGCGCCTATTGGCCGATCAAGGGCGAGTTCGATCCGCTGCCCGCGCTGCACCGCTGGAAGGAAGACGGCGAGCTGATGGAAGAGACGCAGCGCCGCCGCATCGGACTGCCCGTGATCGACAAGGTTCACAAGACCCTCACCTTCCATGCCTGGTATCCGGGCTGCCAGATGGAAGAAGACGCCTACGGCATTCCCAAGCCCAAGGACACCGAGCTGATCGTGCCGACCCTGCTGTTCGTGCCCTGCGTGGGCTACAGCGCCGGCGGCTACCGGCTGGGCTACGGCGGCGGTTTCTACGACCGCACGCTGGCGGCGCTGGAGCCGCGGCCGTTCACGGTGGGTCTGGGCTTCACGCACGGCTTCCTAGAGGACTTCGAACCCGAAGCGCACGACCTGCCGCTCGACGCCATCCTCAACGACAACGGCGTCGTCTGGCCGATGTCTTGA
- a CDS encoding lytic transglycosylase domain-containing protein, with amino-acid sequence MQFPSILASMRNRPRNATPAVAFSLVLTAAALLFHPPASAQTNTNTNDDVLVQMKQAFQRGDKARLTALLPQARGHALEPWAAYWELKARLQEAAPNEVQDFYARYPGTYQEDRLRNDWLLLLGQRRDWDGFSANVAGYRMGDDAQVRCYAVLVDTLRSGTATQAQADEVRRNWFSQKEADDGCLTAADRMVAARLMSTNDAWKKARLAIEANRPQAARGAVTIAAPDALPLFEELNASSAKFLVGRAFVAAKSRKELVVLALIKVAIADPDMAASQLDSKWGPMLSAEERNWLWGAIGRASANKLSPQAVGYFGNVTKNSDLSDDMLGWRVRAALRAGQWKDVAPAINAMSETAQLDPTWVYWKARALASERSEERRAQARELYTSIAGTRGFYEMLALEELGQRVVTATRPAPLTPEEKAAARSNVALNRGLYAIAIGLRSEGTREWNYATNLHDKGGMDDRALLAAADFACQREVWDRCINTSERTKGTIDVEQRFPMPFHDTVLRKSQDIGLDPAYVYGLIRQESRFIMDARSGVGASGLMQVMPATARWTARKIGMTDFTPGQINDRETNITIGTNYLKLALDDFDGSMALAAAAYNAGPGRPRNWRNGPVLDAAIWAENVPFSETRDYVKKVLANTTNYAAIISGRPQSLKERLGRIGPRDAAEPEPNKDLP; translated from the coding sequence ATGCAGTTCCCAAGCATTTTGGCATCCATGCGCAACCGCCCGCGCAACGCAACGCCAGCCGTTGCTTTTTCCCTCGTACTGACTGCCGCTGCACTGCTCTTTCATCCCCCCGCCAGCGCACAGACCAACACCAACACCAACGACGACGTGCTGGTGCAGATGAAGCAGGCCTTCCAGCGCGGCGACAAGGCCCGTCTCACCGCCCTCCTCCCCCAAGCCCGCGGCCACGCGCTCGAACCCTGGGCCGCTTACTGGGAACTGAAGGCCCGCCTGCAGGAAGCCGCGCCGAACGAAGTGCAGGACTTCTACGCTCGCTACCCCGGCACTTATCAGGAAGATCGTCTCCGCAACGACTGGCTGCTGCTGCTTGGCCAGCGCCGCGACTGGGACGGCTTCTCGGCCAACGTTGCCGGCTACCGCATGGGCGACGACGCGCAGGTGCGCTGCTACGCGGTGCTGGTCGACACGCTGCGCTCGGGCACCGCCACCCAGGCCCAGGCCGACGAAGTGCGCCGCAACTGGTTCAGCCAGAAGGAAGCCGACGACGGTTGCCTCACCGCCGCCGACCGCATGGTCGCGGCCCGCCTCATGTCAACCAACGACGCGTGGAAGAAGGCGCGCCTGGCCATCGAGGCCAACCGCCCGCAGGCCGCGCGCGGCGCCGTCACCATCGCAGCGCCCGATGCGCTGCCGCTCTTCGAGGAGCTCAACGCCAGCTCGGCCAAGTTCCTCGTCGGCCGTGCCTTCGTCGCGGCCAAGTCGCGCAAGGAGCTGGTGGTGCTCGCGCTCATCAAGGTCGCGATTGCCGACCCCGACATGGCCGCCTCGCAGCTCGACAGCAAGTGGGGCCCGATGCTCTCGGCCGAGGAGCGCAACTGGCTCTGGGGCGCCATCGGCCGCGCCTCGGCCAACAAGCTCTCGCCGCAGGCCGTGGGCTATTTCGGCAACGTGACGAAGAACAGCGACCTGTCGGACGACATGCTCGGCTGGCGCGTGCGCGCCGCGCTGCGCGCCGGCCAGTGGAAGGACGTGGCGCCCGCCATCAACGCGATGAGCGAAACCGCCCAGCTCGATCCCACCTGGGTCTACTGGAAGGCCCGCGCGCTCGCCAGCGAACGCAGCGAGGAACGCCGCGCCCAGGCCCGCGAGCTCTACACCAGCATTGCCGGCACGCGCGGCTTCTATGAAATGCTCGCGCTCGAAGAGCTGGGCCAGCGCGTCGTCACGGCCACCCGCCCCGCACCGCTCACGCCCGAGGAAAAGGCGGCGGCGCGCAGCAACGTCGCGCTCAACCGTGGCCTCTACGCGATCGCGATCGGCCTGCGCTCCGAAGGCACGCGCGAGTGGAACTACGCCACCAACCTGCACGACAAGGGCGGCATGGACGACCGCGCCCTGCTCGCCGCGGCCGACTTCGCCTGCCAGCGCGAGGTGTGGGACCGCTGCATCAACACCAGCGAACGCACCAAGGGCACCATCGACGTGGAGCAGCGCTTCCCGATGCCCTTCCACGACACCGTGCTGCGCAAGAGCCAGGACATCGGCCTCGATCCGGCCTACGTGTACGGCCTCATCCGCCAGGAAAGCCGCTTCATCATGGACGCCCGCTCGGGCGTCGGCGCCTCGGGCCTCATGCAGGTCATGCCCGCCACCGCGCGCTGGACGGCCCGCAAGATCGGCATGACCGACTTCACGCCCGGCCAGATCAACGACCGCGAGACCAACATCACCATCGGCACCAACTACCTGAAGCTCGCGCTCGACGACTTCGACGGTTCGATGGCGCTGGCCGCCGCCGCCTACAACGCCGGCCCCGGCCGGCCGCGCAACTGGCGCAACGGCCCGGTGCTCGACGCAGCGATCTGGGCCGAGAACGTGCCCTTCAGCGAGACCCGCGACTACGTGAAGAAGGTACTGGCCAACACCACCAACTACGCGGCGATCATCAGCGGCCGGCCGCAGTCGCTGAAGGAGCGGCTGGGCCGCATCGGGCCGCGCGACGCCGCCGAACCCGAACCGAACAAAGACCTGCCCTGA
- a CDS encoding MgtC/SapB family protein — protein MSWHDEVLDTIASEFSDVTDVAQLTRIVVRLTLAGVLGFMLGFEREQQGKAAGVRTHMLVAIGSAMFVLIPQQTGIVPADMSRVIQGLVAGVGFLCAGTILKQGKDESHVQGLTTAAGLWMTAAIGMACGLGREATALLSALLALAVLSLVPRLVSLLERTIAKDDAQRVIASPDDKPRDR, from the coding sequence ATGAGCTGGCACGACGAGGTGCTCGACACCATCGCGTCCGAGTTCTCGGACGTGACGGATGTCGCGCAACTCACCCGCATCGTCGTTCGCCTCACGCTCGCCGGCGTGCTCGGCTTCATGCTCGGCTTCGAGCGCGAGCAGCAGGGCAAGGCGGCCGGCGTGCGCACGCACATGCTGGTGGCGATCGGCTCGGCGATGTTCGTGCTGATCCCGCAGCAGACCGGCATCGTGCCGGCAGACATGAGCCGGGTGATCCAGGGGCTGGTGGCGGGCGTGGGTTTTCTCTGCGCCGGCACCATCCTCAAGCAGGGCAAGGACGAATCGCACGTGCAGGGCCTCACCACCGCCGCCGGGCTCTGGATGACTGCGGCCATCGGCATGGCCTGCGGACTCGGCCGCGAAGCCACCGCCCTGCTGAGCGCGCTGCTGGCGCTGGCCGTGCTGTCGCTGGTGCCGCGGCTGGTGAGCCTGCTCGAGCGCACCATCGCGAAAGACGACGCACAGCGCGTGATCGCCTCGCCGGACGACAAGCCCCGCGACCGCTGA
- a CDS encoding LysR substrate-binding domain-containing protein: MQHSQTHLRSRPISAGHLRAFEAVARHLNFRAAAEEMALTQSAVSRQIQSLEEEVGVSLFLRHTRAVELTSAGAQLLLSVQQSLPRIDMAVRQIRQSAGRKSVSLTTFASFASMWLIPRLEAFQRDNPEIDIRIDASDVAVDLEVADVDIALRYGPREAMPPTAVRLFGENLTPVASPWLIKSSPPIKTPEDITRFTLIEAGDAHRTHLEWLTWRRWFEVNGLERAQPKRWLYFNYAYQMVQAALTGQGVVLARSSLIAESLANGDLVEVLPQHRMDSPMSYWLIAGPRNALRPEIKAFWDWLLLQADTTRGTIGEVPDPDTIDDID, translated from the coding sequence ATGCAACATTCGCAAACCCACCTGCGCTCCCGCCCGATCTCCGCCGGCCATCTGCGCGCCTTCGAGGCCGTCGCCCGGCACCTGAATTTCCGCGCCGCGGCCGAGGAAATGGCGCTGACCCAGTCGGCGGTCAGCCGCCAGATCCAGTCGCTGGAAGAGGAAGTGGGCGTGTCGCTGTTCCTGCGCCACACGCGGGCGGTGGAGCTGACCAGCGCCGGAGCGCAGTTGCTGCTCTCGGTGCAGCAGTCGCTGCCGCGCATCGACATGGCGGTGCGCCAGATTCGCCAGAGCGCGGGGCGCAAGAGCGTGTCGCTCACCACGTTTGCGTCGTTTGCCTCGATGTGGCTGATCCCGCGGCTGGAGGCCTTCCAGCGCGACAACCCCGAGATCGACATCCGCATCGACGCCAGCGACGTGGCGGTGGACCTCGAGGTGGCCGACGTGGACATCGCCCTGCGCTACGGCCCCCGCGAGGCCATGCCGCCCACCGCCGTGCGCCTGTTCGGCGAAAACCTCACGCCGGTGGCGAGCCCCTGGCTCATCAAGAGCAGCCCGCCGATCAAGACGCCGGAAGACATCACGCGCTTCACGCTGATCGAGGCCGGCGATGCGCATCGCACGCACCTCGAATGGCTGACGTGGCGGCGCTGGTTCGAAGTGAATGGCCTGGAGCGCGCGCAGCCCAAGCGCTGGCTCTATTTCAATTACGCCTACCAGATGGTGCAGGCCGCGCTCACCGGACAGGGCGTGGTGCTGGCGCGCAGCTCGCTGATCGCCGAAAGCCTGGCCAACGGCGACCTGGTCGAGGTGCTGCCGCAGCACCGCATGGATTCACCGATGTCCTACTGGCTCATCGCCGGCCCGCGCAACGCGCTGCGGCCCGAGATCAAGGCCTTCTGGGACTGGCTGCTGCTGCAGGCCGACACCACGCGCGGGACCATCGGCGAGGTGCCCGATCCGGACACCATCGACGACATCGATTGA